In Chryseobacterium salivictor, the DNA window TTCTTTTACAAAAACGGATTTAATGGCAGCTTCAGTTTCGTCCAAGACCGATGTATTTGGGAAAAGGGAAGCGGTATGCGAATTATCGCCAAGACCCAGCAGAACAAAGTCGAATTCAACTGTTTTGTTTTGAAAATGTGCTGCAATGGCTTCTTCATATTTGTGGGCAGCTTCTTCCGGAGAACCGGTCGTGTTGACATTGAATATATGAGATTTTTTGATCTTCAGAGGATCAAATAAAACTTCTTTCACCATGAGCGAATTTCTCTGCGGATCATTTTCGGGAACAAACCGTTCATCACCAAAGAAAAAATAGGTTTTATTCCAGGCAATTTTATTGTGGTAGCTTTTTGATGCCAAAAGCTCATATAATTTCCGCGGTGAACTTCCACCGGAAAGCACTAAATTAAACTGTCCGCGCTTTTTAATCGCCAGTTCCGAAGCATGACAAATGGACGTAGCCAAAGCGTTCATCACTTCATCAACAGTATTGTAAATATTTAAGTCCATTTTAAACCTTATTATTTATTATCAGGCAGGTTGAACCAATGATAACCATCTTTTGCAATCAGGGCTTCGGCATTTTCCGGCCCCCAGGAATCTGCCGAATAGTTGGGGAAATTCTGTTCCTTATTTTTTTCCCAGTAATTGAGGATCGGCATAATCAATTCCCAGGCAGCTTCTACCTGGTCAGCCCGCATAAACAGCGTTTGATCACCGGTAATAGCATCCAGCAAAAGGGTTTCGTAGGCTTCCGGCGAATCTGTTTTTTTTCCTGCCGAATAATCAAAAACAACATCTACCGTATTTAAATTCATTTCGAGCCCCGGAACTTTACTTTGCAGTTGAAAACGGATTGCCATATCGGGTTGAATACTGATCACCAATCGGTTTTGCTTTGGAGCACCGGATTCTTCCGACAGAAAAATATTGTGCGGAATTTCCCGAAACTGCAGGGTAATTGTAGAAGCTGATTTGAAAAGCCGCTTGCCTGTTCTCAAATAAAAGGGAACGCCTTGCCAGCGCCAGTTATCCACATAAAGTTTTAGAGCAGCATAGGTTTCTGTATTCGAATCGGGATCTACATTTTTCTCTTCGCGATAGCCTAAAACTTCTTTCCCTTCTATCCATCCGGAACTGTACTGGCCTCGTGCAGACATGGTTTCCACTTTTCCGGTTTCAATTTTACGCATTGCTTTTAAAACATCCACTTTTCTATCCCGAACCTCATCGGCATTAAAGTTTATCGGTGGTTCCATTGAAATAATACAGAGCAACTGCAACAAATGATTTTGAATCATATCCCGCAAAATGCCCGCATGTTCAAAATAATTACCTCGACCTTCGATCCCAATCTGTTCCGTAACCGAAATCTGAACGTGCTCCACATGATTTCGGTTCCAAAGTGGCTCCATAATAGAATTCGCAAAACGGAAAGCCATGATATTCTGCACCACTTCTTTACCCAAATAATGGTCGATTCTGTAAATCTGCGTTTCTGCAAAAATACCAAGCAGTTTTTTGTTGAGTTCCCTGGCAGATTCCAGGTCGATTCCAAACGGTTTTTCTATAATAATCCGTGTTGTCTTCGGATCATTTTCGAGTTTAGCTTTTGAAATATTTTCGGCTATCGTGCAGAAAAAGCGTGGTGCCACGGCGCAGTAATAAATAATAGAAGGCGTTTTCTGCCATTCCTTTTTATATTGATCAATCAGTTTTGCAAAGGGTTTAAACGCTGCAGAATCTGTAACATCAGCATCCTGAAAAGTAATATTTGCGGAAAATCTTTTCCAGTCTTCTTCATTGGTTTTGCCATTTCGGGAAAACTCGTCGACGGCAGATTGTAAGTCATCAATATATTTTTGAACATTCGTTTTGGTTGACGAAGTGCCAATAATTGCAAAATTTTCAGGCAACCATTTATTGAGAAAAAGGTTGTAAAGCGCGGGCATTATTTTCCGCTTGGTCAAATCTCCTGTTCCGCCGAAAATGATAAAAATCGTGGGATCTGATTTTTTTTTTGAAGTCTTTAGCATTGCTTTAATTTTTTTAATCTTTGGATTTTTTGAACAGACCTATTAATGGTTAGAAACTTCCCAATCGGTATGAAAAACACCTTCTTTCCCTTTGAGTTCATAAGTGTGCGAACCAAAAAAATCCCGTTGTGCCTGAATGAGATTTGCGGGCATTTCTTCATTCCTTATATTATCAAAATAACT includes these proteins:
- the zwf gene encoding glucose-6-phosphate dehydrogenase — its product is MLKTSKKKSDPTIFIIFGGTGDLTKRKIMPALYNLFLNKWLPENFAIIGTSSTKTNVQKYIDDLQSAVDEFSRNGKTNEEDWKRFSANITFQDADVTDSAAFKPFAKLIDQYKKEWQKTPSIIYYCAVAPRFFCTIAENISKAKLENDPKTTRIIIEKPFGIDLESARELNKKLLGIFAETQIYRIDHYLGKEVVQNIMAFRFANSIMEPLWNRNHVEHVQISVTEQIGIEGRGNYFEHAGILRDMIQNHLLQLLCIISMEPPINFNADEVRDRKVDVLKAMRKIETGKVETMSARGQYSSGWIEGKEVLGYREEKNVDPDSNTETYAALKLYVDNWRWQGVPFYLRTGKRLFKSASTITLQFREIPHNIFLSEESGAPKQNRLVISIQPDMAIRFQLQSKVPGLEMNLNTVDVVFDYSAGKKTDSPEAYETLLLDAITGDQTLFMRADQVEAAWELIMPILNYWEKNKEQNFPNYSADSWGPENAEALIAKDGYHWFNLPDNK
- the pgl gene encoding 6-phosphogluconolactonase, which encodes MDLNIYNTVDEVMNALATSICHASELAIKKRGQFNLVLSGGSSPRKLYELLASKSYHNKIAWNKTYFFFGDERFVPENDPQRNSLMVKEVLFDPLKIKKSHIFNVNTTGSPEEAAHKYEEAIAAHFQNKTVEFDFVLLGLGDNSHTASLFPNTSVLDETEAAIKSVFVKEVEMYRITMTAPLINQARKIAFLVFGEEKSQAVFHVLKDLSGSEKQYPARLIIKEQKKVQWFLDKKAASRL